In a single window of the Nicotiana tomentosiformis chromosome 10, ASM39032v3, whole genome shotgun sequence genome:
- the LOC104087167 gene encoding uncharacterized protein, with protein MGHFLLPKEANIKMERDRRGMYNRNHPNRGGLKEEFVEGVKGFIAYAKTLSEFCNEGTIRCPCAKCNCIKLLIPEDVKVHLYRKGFRENYYVWTVHGENYSNLADVDFQNLTGCESGTFFENYSNRLSDMLRTARETNGRPTWILDDIWVKLLEY; from the exons ATGGGTCATTTTCTTTTACCAAAAGAGGCAAATATTAAG ATGGAACGAGATCGTAGagggatgtacaatagaaatcaTCCTAATCGTGGGGGATTGAAGGAAGAATTTGTAGAAGGTGTTAAAGGATTTATTGCTTATGCAAAAACACTTTCTGAATTCTGTAATGAAGGAACGATTAGATGTCCTTGTGCTAAGTGCAATTGTATAAAGTTATTGATACCGGAGGATGTTAAAGTTCATCTTTACAGAAAAGGGTTTAGAGAAAATTATTATGTGTGGACGGTTCATGGAGAGAACTATAGTAATTTAGCTGATGTTGACTTTCAGAATCTTACTGGTTGTGAGAGTGGTACATTCTTTGAGAATTATTCTAATAGGTTGTCTGATATGCTTCGGACTGCTCGAGAAACTAATGGGAGGCCAACTTGGATTCTTGATGATATATGGGTTAAACTTCTTGAATATTGA